DNA sequence from the Pedobacter sp. W3I1 genome:
TGCGTTTGGCGCATAGCGTTTGATAATTTAAAGATAGGTTTAAGGCTTATGTTGTAGGGCTTAAGCTCCCTGAACATTCCAACTTTACAACATTTAACAATAAAAATATAGAAGATTGGAAGACTGAAAGTATAGGGCTAACATCCTGAATATTTCAACTTTACAACATTAACAATAAAAAACATAACATTACAAAAATGAGTTTAGAGATAAAAGTTCCACCTGTTGGTGAGTCGATAACCGAAGTTGTTTTATCACGTTGGATAAAAAACGATGGCGATGTTGTTGAAATGGATGAAGTGATTGCCGAATTAGAATCGGATAAAGCAACATTCGAATTAACTGCAGAACAAGCTGGAACTTTAAAAATCATAGCAGCCGAAGGCGATACCCTTGCCATTGGTGCAGTAGTTTGTAAAATTGAAGATGGTGGTGCAGCTGCTAATCCAAAGTCAGAAGTTGAAAGTCCTAAGTCTGATGCACAAGCTCCAGCTGCGGTAGCTGAGGCCCCAAAGACTCCAGATTCAACAGCTTCTAAAGACTCTTACGCAACCGGAACTCCATCACCTGCTGCTGGTAAAATTCTTGCAGAAAAAGGAATTGAAGCTAGTGCGGTAAAAGGTACTGGTGTGGATGGCCGTATTACAAAAGATGATGCTGTTAAGGCAGAGGCTGGTAAAAAACCAGAAGCACCTAAAGCTAGTGCACCAGTTGTTGCTGCTGCTCCTGCAGGTAGCCGTGGCGAGCGTCGTGAGAAAATGTCTCCACTGCGTAGAACGGTTGCAAAACGTTTAGTTGCTGTGAAAAATGAAACCGCAATGTTGACTACTTTTAACGAGGTTAACATGAAGCCAATTATGGATTTACGCGGTAAATATAAAGATCAGTTTAAAGAAAAATATGGTGTTGGTTTAGGTTTCATGAGCTTTTTCACTAAAGCAGTTACCGAAGCTTTAAAAGATTTTCCTGCGGTTAACGGTCGTATTGAAGGTGAAGAATTGGTTTATAACGATTTCGCTGATATTTCAATCGCGGTTTCTGCTCCAAAAGGTTTGGTAGTTCCGGTAATCCGTAACGCAGAAAGCATGACTTTAGCTCAGATTGAAAAATCGGTTTTAGAATTGGCTTTAAAAGCACGTGATAGCAAATTAACCATCGAAGAGATGACTGGTGGAACATTTACCATCACCAACGGTGGTGTATTTGGTTCAATGATGTCTACTCCAATTATTAATGCGCCACAATCGGCTATTTTAGGTATGCACAACATTGTTGAGCGCCCGGTAGCTGAAAAAGGTGAGGTGGTCATCCGCCCGATGATGTACGTGGCTTTATCTTACGATCACAGAATTATCGATGGACGTGAGTCTGTTGGTTTCCTGGTTCGTGTGAAACAATTGTTAGAAGATCCGGCTAGATTATTATTAGGTATATAGACCCCTAATCCCGATAAAATCGGGACTTCATACTGTTTATAAAGAAGTCAAGTTTTTTAAAACTTGACTTCTTTTTTATACCTAAAAAATGAAATTAATACCGAGCTTTCGTCATGCTGTCCGGATCTTCGGGATTAGCATCTTTCTAATCAAAATAGACCCTGAAATGAATTCAGGGTGACGCCACTCCCATTGTTCTTTAGATTTGCAATCTACTTTAACAGTTACGTTAATAAATCACGGCTAACGATTGAGATTTATATACAAGTATCGTCATCTCGACTGGAACGTAGTGGAATGGAGAGATCTATCTAGATAGATTTATTCACTGAGCACTTCGTGGTTCTCAACTTCGCTGCACTCCGCTCGAAATGACGATTACGTTCGCCTAAGTAGTAAAATTAATAGAGATAAAGCTATTTAGACAACGCTTTAATTGGTTTTAAATCTAATTGTTTAAATTCTACTTCACTGCCTTCGGCTTGTAAAGCAATTTGCCCGCTACTTGCTGTACAATTTGTGCCGTAGTTTACCAGTGTACCATTTACCCAAACTTTAACTTCGTCATTTAAACATTGAATAACCATAGTATTCCATTCGCCAAGCGGTTTCTCACTGTCGTCTGTTAAATTTTTAATCCTACGCAGTTTATCTCCATTTACTCCCCAGTTTTCTTTAGGCCCACGTCTGGAAAGCATATCGGGTACCGTGATGTCTTCTTCAATACACCAAAAATCACCTGCATCTTTATGCTGTATCTGAACTTCTAAAGATTTTGGAAACATACCATACAAAGCCCTTGGCGTTGATGCGTGGACTAAAACACCACAATTACCAGGTTTGCCTGCAAAGCGGTATTGTACTGTTAACTGGTAATTTTTATAAATTTTATCAGTTATTAAATGCCCACCCGGCGTACCTAAACTTACCAGCATCCCATTGCGGACAATAAATGGATTAATGGTATCGGGCTTTTTATCCATTGCGGGTACATCTACGTGCCAGCCATTTAGGTTTTTTCCGTTAAAAAGGCTTTTTTGAGCAAATGTTGAGCTGCTAATGATAAATAGCAGTAAAAAGGTATAGTAAAGTTTCATGATATTTGGTTTTTGTATTCCAAATATAATATTTTAAGTATGAGATGATGAAATACGAATTTCAGATGAGACAGGGCAATTATATGTCGGTCGTCATTCTCGCGTAGGCGGGAATCTTAATGCAATAAATTTTAAGAACCCCCAATCAAGTTACCAATGACAGATTCAAAATTGGCGTCATCTCGACCGAAGCAAATGCGGAGTGGAGAGATCTTTGGCTATGTTAAAAGATCTCTCCACTGCGGTCGAGATGACGATTTATCTTACCTGTCATCAGACTCCTTTGTTTTTTTTCTAAAACTGACCTCTGGGAATGACGAACCGCCTTATTTAACTGATCTGGCCTTAGCGTCCCGCTAAGACTCCAATTTCAGCAATTCCTCGTAAGGATTGCCATTCAAACCTAATAGCCTAGCGAAAGCTGGCTCCGTTTTATAACCTTGGTTTTTGAGATCAATGATGTCCTGTCTAAATTTTTCTCCCTTTCCTAAAAGTATTTTGTATTCCACAAGCATGTGCCGATAAGCATTTTGTTGTGTGGTGGGAATATTTTGTCCGAACAGCTCTATCTCAAACCCACCCATCAAAAATGTGGCTTTAATCGCATTGAATTCTGTGCTTTCAGAAATGGTGAAGTCTTTTTCAGATCCAAACAATGCATCTAATTTGTCGATAAATTTATTATTATCAGAAACTTCGCAAATAATATCCAGATCGCTGTTTTCGATATCGATATTAATTGGAATGGTGCCCACTAAAATTGGATGATAGGGAGAAAGTTTTTCTAAAACCTTATTATCGGTTAAGACATGATAAGCTTTTATCTGTTTTTCATTACCAGAATGGAGGTAAGATATGTCGAGGAAGTTGATCATTGTTGCTTTAAAGTAAGTTAAGGTCGGTGAGCCACCGACCACGGAGCTGTGGTTCTGGGCTTTTGTTTTTTATACTTTCCAAATTTACTAAACCAGAAAAGATCCTGAAATAAATTCAGGATGACGAGTAGGCAATTTGCTTTTTTGTTTCTTGCAATACCCCAAGTTACTAAACCCGATAGTATGAATGCCAATGCGTTTTAATTCTGTCTTAATTTTTTTATGATGAAACGGAGCTAAAGCAGCGGCCTCATTGGCAGAAAGGATAGCGGGAACAGACTTTAATAGGGCTTCTGTACCTGCTTTCTAAAACCTTATTACTGTCGGCATTTGTGAGTCCTGCAATAAAGATTGCTTCGTCGGCTGGAGAAGCCTTCTCGCAATGACGGTCCATGTTAAATAAAAAGCCCACCTCAGCTAAGAAATGGGCTGTTTTTGTATTTTCGTCACCCTGAATTTATTTCAGGGTCTTCCTAGATAGATGCTGAAACAAGTTCAGCAAGACGATTTACTTTATTAATCTTCTACAATCTCACTGTTGATGCTCACCTCGTCCTTTACATCTTCTTTAAAGTAGTTTTTCTGGAAAATCAGGATAAGTATCACCCCAACTGAAATGGCTGCATCTGCAAGGTTAAAAACAGGTCTGAAGAAAACAAACTCTTCGCCTCCCCAAATTGGAACCCAGCTAGGGAAGTGACCTTCTGCAATTGGGAAGTAGAACATATCTACCACACGACCGTGAAACCAGCTTTCGTAACCATAAATCTTTCCGTAAAATACAGAATCAATAATGTTTCCTAATGCGCCAGAAAAAATCAGTGCAACATTTAAGATTAAACCACGATGATATTTATGTTTAATGAGGTAATGTAAGCCATAACCAATTCCTGCAACAGCGGCAATACGAAAAAGTGATAAGGCTAATTTGCCAAATTCACCACCAAACTCCATCCCAAAAGCCATCCCATTATTTTCGGTAAAATGGATAATAAACCATTTTCCAATAATATGGAACTCCTGACCAAGGTACATGTGCGTTTTAACCCAGGTTTTAACCAGCTGATCGGCCAGTAAAACTAAAAAGATAACAATTAAAGGTTTGGTATAGCCTTTCATTAACTCTGCTTTAATTTAGCTTCCATGCTTAAAGTTGCATGAGGTACAGCGCGTAAACGTTCTTTTGGAATTAACTTGCCTGTTTCGCGGCAAATACCATAAGTTTTGTTCTCGATACGCACCAAAGCATTCTCCAGGTTATCAATAAATTTTTTCTGACGGGCAGCCAATTGATTGATCTGCTCTTTTTCCATTGTTGCAGAACCATCTTCGAGTGTTTTGTATGCACCTGAAGTATCTTCGGTTCCGTTTGCATTCGGATTGCTTAAAGAAGTTGTTAACGAGTTAAGTTCTTCTTTAGAACTGCGTAATTTATCTTGAATTAGTTCTTTAAATTCTTGTAATTCACTGTCTGAGTAACGTGTTTTATTGCTGTTTTCCATGTTCTTTTTCTAATTTTCTAATATATGGATTTATATTTTATTTACTGAAATGCTTAACTCAACATCATCGATAACGATTTTGTTTGCATTATTTACAGTATCTGTTAATTCAAATTCATCGGCCAATATTTCCGCGCAAATGTAATCCTTGTTTTTTGCAACTGCATTGGCTACCAAGTTATCATTTTGTAATGAAACTTTAATCCTATCGGTCACTTCAAAGTTTAATTCTTTTCGTAAATTTTGGATACGGTTCACCAGCTCACGCGAGATACCTTCTTGTTTCAGTTCTTCTGAAATGGTAACATCCAAAGCAACGGTTAAGCTTCCTAAATTTGTAACCTGCCATCCTGGGATATCTTCGGCGAAAACTTCTACATCGTCATTTAAATTGATGGTAAATTCTTCACCATTACTTCCAACTACGATGATGAAGCCATCATTTTCTAGACGTCGGATATCATCCTGATTGGAATTTTCTAAAGCCTGTTTAACCAGACTCATATCTTTACCCACTTTTTTGCCTAAAGATTTGAAATTAGGTTTAAGCTTTTTCTTCACGATGCCATGCGTATCGGTAATGAATTCGATATGTTTCACATTCGTTTCTGAAAGGATATAATCAGCTACTTTCGATATTTTTTGTTCGAAATCGCCATTTAATGATGGGATTAATATTTTCTCTAGCGGCTGGCGAACATTAATGCCCGATTTTTTGCGCAGCGATAAAACCATCGATGAAATATCCTGAGCATAAACCATCCGCTCATTTAAATCAGTATCAATTAAGCTTTGGTCAGCCTCATTCCACAACGTTAAGTGAACAGATTGTTCTGCTTTTGGATCGTTAATGGTTAAGTTTTTATACAACCAATCGGCAAAGAAAGGTGCTACCGGACTCATCAACTGTGCTAGAGTTTCTAAACAAGTATATAATGTTTCGTAAGCAGCGCGTTTATCATCGGTCATTTCGCCCTTCCAAAAACGGCGACGACTTAACCTGATGTACCAGTTACTCAAATGCTCATCAACAAAAGCCTGAATAGCACGGGTTGCTTTTGTTGGCTCGTACGTGTTGTAACTTTCATCAACTTCGTTGATTAGGGTTTGCAATAACGATAAAATCCAACGGTCTAATTCTGTTCTGTCTTCAACTTTGCTTAAATTATTTTTGTCGATCTCGAATTTATCGATATTGGCATATAAGGCAAAGAAAGCATAAGTATTGTAAAGCGTTCCGAAGAATTTACGGCGCACTTCAGCAATTCCATCAATGTCAAATTTTAGGTTATCCCAGGGATTTGCATTAGAAATCATGTACCAACGCGTTGCATCAGCACCATATTCGTTAATGGTTTGGAACGGATCGGCGGCATTGCCTAAACGTTTAGACATTTTTTGTCCGTTTTTGTCGAGTACCAGTCCATTCGAAACCA
Encoded proteins:
- a CDS encoding lipoprotein signal peptidase, coding for MKGYTKPLIVIFLVLLADQLVKTWVKTHMYLGQEFHIIGKWFIIHFTENNGMAFGMEFGGEFGKLALSLFRIAAVAGIGYGLHYLIKHKYHRGLILNVALIFSGALGNIIDSVFYGKIYGYESWFHGRVVDMFYFPIAEGHFPSWVPIWGGEEFVFFRPVFNLADAAISVGVILILIFQKNYFKEDVKDEVSINSEIVED
- a CDS encoding DUF4269 domain-containing protein, yielding MINFLDISYLHSGNEKQIKAYHVLTDNKVLEKLSPYHPILVGTIPINIDIENSDLDIICEVSDNNKFIDKLDALFGSEKDFTISESTEFNAIKATFLMGGFEIELFGQNIPTTQQNAYRHMLVEYKILLGKGEKFRQDIIDLKNQGYKTEPAFARLLGLNGNPYEELLKLES
- a CDS encoding TraR/DksA C4-type zinc finger protein, translating into MENSNKTRYSDSELQEFKELIQDKLRSSKEELNSLTTSLSNPNANGTEDTSGAYKTLEDGSATMEKEQINQLAARQKKFIDNLENALVRIENKTYGICRETGKLIPKERLRAVPHATLSMEAKLKQS
- a CDS encoding DUF1080 domain-containing protein; the encoded protein is MKLYYTFLLLFIISSSTFAQKSLFNGKNLNGWHVDVPAMDKKPDTINPFIVRNGMLVSLGTPGGHLITDKIYKNYQLTVQYRFAGKPGNCGVLVHASTPRALYGMFPKSLEVQIQHKDAGDFWCIEEDITVPDMLSRRGPKENWGVNGDKLRRIKNLTDDSEKPLGEWNTMVIQCLNDEVKVWVNGTLVNYGTNCTASSGQIALQAEGSEVEFKQLDLKPIKALSK
- the odhB gene encoding 2-oxoglutarate dehydrogenase complex dihydrolipoyllysine-residue succinyltransferase, with product MSLEIKVPPVGESITEVVLSRWIKNDGDVVEMDEVIAELESDKATFELTAEQAGTLKIIAAEGDTLAIGAVVCKIEDGGAAANPKSEVESPKSDAQAPAAVAEAPKTPDSTASKDSYATGTPSPAAGKILAEKGIEASAVKGTGVDGRITKDDAVKAEAGKKPEAPKASAPVVAAAPAGSRGERREKMSPLRRTVAKRLVAVKNETAMLTTFNEVNMKPIMDLRGKYKDQFKEKYGVGLGFMSFFTKAVTEALKDFPAVNGRIEGEELVYNDFADISIAVSAPKGLVVPVIRNAESMTLAQIEKSVLELALKARDSKLTIEEMTGGTFTITNGGVFGSMMSTPIINAPQSAILGMHNIVERPVAEKGEVVIRPMMYVALSYDHRIIDGRESVGFLVRVKQLLEDPARLLLGI